In Clostridium swellfunianum, a genomic segment contains:
- a CDS encoding YeiH family protein, translating into MSNLFTTGSTNCKRLNGLLEILPGLVICIIIAFIGKFIGRYIPSVGGASIAIFLGMLVGNTFGNKQIYAKGSKFAESDLLSYSIVLLGGTLSAQTLLKLGVSGVTFIILQMIITIISAILIGKKLGFSENFRFLMASGNAVCGSSAIAATAPVIDADDNEKGITITIVNVTGTVLMLLLPFIAKVVFETETVRTSALIGGILQSVGQVVASGSLVNENVKDLATLFKIVRIIFLVFIVLSFGTIKNKASQANCKKSNTKVRVPWYVIGFFIMCTLFTMGVFSIELSKVFKLVSNNFEVIALAGIGMRVNFRQLIKQGPKASIYALGIAAVQILSAIALIMIFI; encoded by the coding sequence CTGTCGAATTTATTTACAACTGGTTCTACTAATTGTAAAAGATTAAATGGACTATTAGAAATTTTACCTGGTCTTGTTATATGTATAATCATAGCTTTCATAGGAAAGTTTATCGGAAGGTATATACCTAGCGTAGGGGGAGCATCTATAGCGATTTTTTTAGGTATGCTAGTTGGAAATACATTTGGAAATAAACAGATATATGCAAAAGGGTCTAAGTTTGCTGAAAGCGACTTACTATCTTATTCCATAGTTCTGCTTGGAGGAACTTTAAGCGCTCAGACTTTGCTAAAGTTAGGAGTCTCAGGGGTAACTTTCATAATACTACAAATGATTATAACAATTATTTCTGCAATACTAATTGGAAAAAAGCTTGGTTTTTCCGAAAACTTTCGTTTTTTAATGGCAAGCGGTAACGCGGTATGTGGATCTTCTGCAATAGCTGCTACAGCTCCTGTTATTGATGCAGACGACAACGAAAAGGGTATAACTATAACAATAGTAAATGTCACTGGAACAGTTTTAATGCTGCTGCTGCCATTTATAGCTAAAGTAGTATTTGAAACAGAAACAGTAAGAACTTCTGCTTTAATAGGAGGTATACTTCAATCTGTAGGACAAGTTGTTGCAAGTGGTAGTTTAGTAAATGAAAATGTAAAAGACCTAGCTACTTTATTTAAAATCGTTCGTATAATATTTTTGGTTTTTATTGTACTAAGCTTTGGAACGATTAAAAATAAGGCTTCACAAGCAAATTGTAAAAAATCTAATACCAAGGTAAGAGTACCTTGGTATGTAATAGGGTTCTTTATTATGTGTACTTTGTTTACAATGGGTGTGTTTTCAATAGAGTTGTCTAAGGTGTTTAAATTGGTAAGCAATAACTTTGAAGTAATTGCCCTTGCGGGAATAGGAATGAGAGTGAACTTTAGACAGCTTATAAAACAAGGGCCTAAAGCTTCAATTTATGCACTGGGGATTGCTGCAGTTCAGATTTTATCTGCTATTGCGCTGATAATGATTTTTATATAA
- a CDS encoding FIMAH domain-containing protein has protein sequence MKGKIKILSTAMAFVMLFVSVLSTMPVKALAAEGMVSEDSNYIIINKANYKIVIAKEGFKYAFKGPDGTVIADAHRISGLRFTAPGGTALYDAKSTTLVAYNDKEVHMVVTNSNGNEADVYIYPNESYAKYKIVPRVQEGDTSGSTEPVEESIYIGTNNAGEGLTWTGDKSWTDYSVEGKVKPSNSIIGSSASGLLFRYKDVNNYYHLRLSSSGKLELFKKENGITTFLKQLDEKISKDTWYKLKAEVAGNTIKCYLNDIEKINIIDSGSGLTSGAIGLRTYKDVCSFDDITVKSDLSILLSEDFQGGGTVLWNKVNGSWAINTSTITKSTKVTIDARTAPMSPVYGLGDQGGYGSSTNVFGISNSDFHDTDNAMRFESNFAVFPKQNFAEVLFEDGRKRVYINSNENTLGAANVDNVSRLYYFMGSMEQIYKDYKEARINEGYPDYKPKYEFFEVGYEAFGSLGWNTYQESVMNDLKSYLNKGYNLKWGVIGSGFWKGDRNKNDQGCTTSFGIWDDTYDPLGRTDALPNPRYPDVEGLKQFFSSNDIKLMLGLRTNFKATTADGGNYNPSNDGNFPLEGLKNGYFMKDASGKASTFNVNFPKGKVYLLDNKNPEAVNWYTSLVDTWGVDGFKEDTMLGDGSQLYNDAKTNETNGKLMESGYYMMVRNSAYSVPGDIIRLEDTQYGSDQDRPVINGLNYAAGGAPNFYPDIVAGKYLPNTLTADQKEYFVRNAMFAAVSPAMSMGLGPWKMNNTQYEAIVKKAADWHTKFAPYIYSAAVDSFNTGYPYTMTPLPIAFSSDSNTYNLANKTTKQYEWMLGPSMLVAPLYGNDYASATSRDIYLPAGKWIDFETGQVYYGPKVLDDFSLPKDKIPAFIGGKGVVVFQNSEEAKFYVKVYPIANNGSQYRYTYIDGNTTSTITNDNTGWNPSNMVIRDVTANTNVEFSYESKTGSFKFQLTPGHDYKLTGGSPVSITTPYNNQIIKQLPFTISGTSVNTSNINLTIGEQSAQIKTAQDGSWNYDIEDITDGKYTIKADAESSDGKAEEAIDIIVDRTAPTTKVEIEGTKGEGWYLSEINLILSGEDNLSGLAGTEYRLGDSVDWIDYTKPIDITEEGTQDIQYRSIDKAGNIEETRTETIRIDKTRPVSTLTVDGNPLDKDGSFEDSQLLTFQARDNLSGVCEAKITVDGETYNISKGEQFTNIDMAGRVGYFSANITVKDYAGNSFETVLSFNVTTSVASMKILIDQYAKSNKLDGPLPAQLNNSLDQAQHQINKGQSDQAAKHMEDFIKHLNNEALRNHSEDKVKTVLNADAQFMLENLVRKK, from the coding sequence ATGAAGGGAAAAATAAAAATACTCAGCACTGCTATGGCATTTGTAATGCTTTTCGTATCAGTGCTTTCGACCATGCCCGTAAAGGCTCTGGCAGCAGAAGGTATGGTAAGTGAAGACAGCAATTACATTATAATTAATAAAGCAAACTACAAAATTGTAATAGCTAAAGAAGGTTTTAAATATGCATTCAAAGGTCCGGATGGGACAGTAATAGCAGATGCTCATAGAATATCGGGGCTTCGGTTCACAGCACCAGGAGGAACTGCACTTTACGATGCAAAATCAACAACACTTGTAGCTTATAATGACAAAGAAGTACATATGGTGGTTACCAACAGCAATGGCAACGAGGCAGATGTTTATATATACCCTAACGAAAGTTATGCAAAATACAAGATAGTTCCAAGAGTGCAGGAGGGAGATACCTCCGGTAGCACCGAACCAGTTGAGGAAAGTATTTATATAGGTACAAACAATGCTGGAGAAGGCCTTACTTGGACAGGAGACAAGTCATGGACAGACTATTCCGTTGAAGGTAAGGTAAAGCCATCTAATTCAATTATTGGCTCCAGTGCATCAGGGTTGTTATTCAGATATAAAGATGTTAATAATTACTACCATTTAAGGCTGAGTTCCAGCGGAAAGTTGGAGCTTTTTAAAAAAGAAAATGGTATTACTACCTTCCTGAAGCAATTAGATGAAAAAATAAGCAAGGACACTTGGTATAAGTTAAAAGCTGAAGTTGCAGGCAACACAATTAAGTGTTATCTAAATGATATTGAAAAGATTAATATTATTGATAGCGGTTCAGGGCTTACAAGTGGTGCAATAGGTCTGAGAACTTATAAAGATGTCTGCAGTTTTGATGATATTACTGTAAAATCTGATTTAAGTATACTTCTAAGTGAAGATTTTCAAGGTGGGGGCACTGTCTTATGGAATAAAGTAAACGGTTCATGGGCAATCAATACCTCTACCATTACTAAATCTACTAAGGTAACAATAGATGCAAGGACAGCTCCCATGAGCCCTGTATATGGTTTAGGTGATCAGGGAGGCTACGGAAGTAGTACAAATGTATTTGGAATATCGAATTCTGATTTCCATGATACTGATAATGCAATGCGTTTTGAATCCAACTTTGCCGTATTTCCTAAACAGAACTTTGCTGAGGTTTTATTTGAAGATGGCAGGAAAAGGGTATATATAAATTCTAATGAAAATACCCTTGGGGCTGCGAATGTAGATAATGTAAGCAGATTATATTATTTTATGGGAAGCATGGAACAGATATATAAGGATTACAAGGAGGCAAGAATAAACGAGGGATATCCTGACTATAAGCCTAAGTATGAGTTCTTTGAGGTTGGATACGAAGCATTTGGATCACTTGGCTGGAATACTTATCAGGAATCTGTTATGAATGATTTAAAGAGTTACCTGAATAAAGGATACAACCTAAAGTGGGGGGTTATAGGGTCAGGCTTCTGGAAGGGTGATAGAAATAAGAATGACCAAGGCTGTACGACAAGTTTTGGAATATGGGACGATACCTACGATCCTTTAGGTAGGACTGACGCTTTGCCAAACCCAAGATATCCTGATGTAGAAGGCTTAAAACAATTTTTTAGCAGTAACGACATAAAACTGATGTTGGGACTAAGAACTAATTTTAAAGCAACCACAGCAGATGGTGGTAATTATAATCCTTCTAATGATGGGAACTTTCCGCTAGAAGGCTTGAAGAATGGATATTTTATGAAGGATGCCTCAGGTAAGGCTAGTACATTTAATGTGAATTTTCCTAAGGGTAAAGTCTATCTGTTAGATAATAAGAATCCAGAAGCTGTGAACTGGTATACATCTCTTGTGGATACTTGGGGAGTGGATGGGTTTAAAGAAGACACCATGCTTGGTGATGGAAGTCAGTTGTACAATGATGCAAAGACTAATGAAACAAATGGCAAGCTTATGGAAAGTGGATATTATATGATGGTGAGAAATTCTGCATACTCAGTACCTGGTGATATTATAAGGCTCGAGGACACTCAGTATGGCTCCGACCAGGACAGACCTGTAATAAACGGTCTTAACTATGCTGCCGGCGGTGCACCTAATTTTTATCCTGATATAGTTGCTGGTAAATATTTGCCTAATACTTTAACTGCCGATCAAAAAGAGTACTTTGTAAGAAATGCAATGTTTGCAGCTGTTAGTCCGGCAATGTCCATGGGCCTTGGTCCATGGAAAATGAATAATACTCAATATGAAGCAATAGTAAAGAAGGCCGCAGATTGGCACACTAAGTTTGCACCATATATTTACAGCGCAGCTGTTGACAGCTTTAACACAGGGTATCCTTATACAATGACACCACTGCCTATCGCATTTTCATCTGATTCTAATACTTACAATCTTGCTAACAAGACAACTAAACAGTATGAGTGGATGCTTGGGCCATCAATGCTTGTAGCACCACTATATGGCAATGACTACGCAAGTGCTACTTCAAGGGATATTTACTTGCCTGCTGGTAAATGGATAGACTTTGAAACGGGACAAGTCTATTATGGACCTAAAGTACTAGATGATTTTAGTCTTCCCAAGGATAAGATACCTGCATTTATTGGTGGGAAAGGAGTAGTTGTATTCCAAAATTCAGAAGAAGCCAAATTTTATGTAAAAGTTTATCCTATAGCTAACAATGGTTCGCAGTATAGATATACCTATATAGATGGCAATACGACTTCCACTATAACTAATGATAATACAGGTTGGAATCCAAGCAATATGGTTATTAGAGATGTAACAGCAAATACAAATGTTGAATTTAGTTATGAATCAAAGACAGGTTCTTTTAAATTTCAATTGACCCCAGGCCATGATTATAAACTTACAGGCGGAAGTCCAGTTTCTATTACAACTCCTTATAATAATCAAATAATAAAGCAACTTCCGTTTACTATATCAGGTACCAGTGTCAATACCAGCAATATAAATCTTACAATTGGTGAGCAAAGTGCTCAAATAAAAACGGCACAGGATGGCAGCTGGAACTATGATATAGAGGATATAACTGATGGAAAGTATACTATAAAGGCTGATGCAGAGTCATCCGATGGCAAGGCAGAAGAAGCTATAGATATAATAGTCGACAGAACCGCACCAACTACCAAGGTAGAGATTGAGGGAACAAAAGGAGAGGGGTGGTATTTGTCAGAAATAAATTTGATACTAAGCGGTGAAGATAATTTATCAGGTTTGGCTGGTACAGAGTATAGATTGGGAGATAGTGTAGACTGGATAGACTACACAAAACCTATAGACATAACAGAAGAAGGGACGCAGGACATACAGTATCGTTCTATAGATAAGGCAGGTAATATAGAAGAAACCAGGACAGAAACAATAAGAATAGATAAAACTAGACCTGTCTCTACGTTGACAGTGGATGGGAATCCACTGGACAAAGACGGCTCATTTGAAGACTCGCAATTATTGACCTTCCAGGCTAGGGACAACCTGTCAGGTGTTTGTGAAGCTAAAATAACTGTCGATGGAGAAACCTACAATATAAGCAAAGGGGAACAGTTTACAAACATAGATATGGCAGGAAGGGTTGGATATTTTTCTGCAAATATTACTGTTAAGGATTATGCTGGTAATTCCTTTGAAACAGTATTATCGTTTAATGTTACAACAAGCGTTGCATCAATGAAAATACTAATAGATCAGTACGCAAAATCAAATAAGTTAGACGGCCCACTGCCAGCCCAGCTTAACAATAGCCTTGACCAAGCACAGCACCAGATTAATAAAGGTCAATCAGACCAAGCGGCAAAGCACATGGAGGATTTCATAAAGCATCTTAACAATGAAGCATTAAGAAATCACTCAGAGGATAAAGTTAAGACAGTTTTAAATGCTGATGCTCAATTTATGCTTGAGAACTTGGTAAGAAAGAAGTAG
- a CDS encoding DUF2812 domain-containing protein — MLKFRLFYDKDEEEAWLKKMSLSGWAFKKFWLGFYTFKECKPGEYNYQIDLLDNWNGKKHDYADFMKDAGVEVVGQWWRWVYLQKKASDGPFEMYTDAESKIAQYSKIKNFFKVALVIEILCFLIELIATINTHSYIFGIFTLLLAAITLTILKVIWKCRWKIEQYKYGKDM; from the coding sequence ATGTTAAAATTCAGATTATTTTATGACAAGGATGAAGAAGAAGCTTGGCTTAAGAAAATGAGTTTAAGCGGTTGGGCTTTTAAAAAATTCTGGCTTGGCTTTTATACCTTTAAAGAATGTAAGCCTGGAGAATACAATTATCAAATAGACTTGCTTGATAATTGGAATGGAAAAAAACATGACTATGCAGATTTTATGAAGGATGCTGGCGTAGAAGTGGTAGGTCAATGGTGGAGATGGGTATATCTACAGAAAAAGGCATCAGATGGTCCCTTTGAAATGTATACAGATGCAGAATCAAAAATCGCTCAATACAGTAAAATTAAGAACTTTTTCAAGGTAGCGTTGGTTATAGAAATACTCTGTTTCTTAATAGAGTTGATTGCAACAATTAACACTCATTCTTATATTTTCGGTATCTTCACATTACTGCTTGCGGCGATAACTTTAACAATATTGAAAGTAATTTGGAAATGCAGGTGGAAAATTGAACAATATAAATACGGAAAAGATATGTGA
- a CDS encoding helix-turn-helix domain-containing protein, with the protein MKDDVGKKIKDLRNSRNLTLKELSFETDLSIGFLSQLERGLTTVAIDSLDKIAKALQVNLSYFLEEKASNRMPVLKEYENEVFQIVNNQFIHYHLTNDGKGKNLLPRLIKILPTKSEEEVTVYQHEGEEFVYVLEGILTLFIDNQRYELYPGDSAHYESTVVHNWANYTNKMVKILTVHTPNVFKD; encoded by the coding sequence ATGAAAGATGATGTTGGAAAGAAGATAAAGGATTTAAGAAATAGCAGAAATTTAACTTTAAAAGAGCTAAGCTTTGAAACAGATTTATCAATAGGTTTTTTATCGCAGCTGGAAAGAGGCTTAACTACAGTAGCAATTGATTCGTTAGATAAAATTGCTAAGGCTCTTCAAGTTAATTTATCATACTTCCTCGAAGAAAAAGCAAGTAATCGGATGCCTGTACTTAAGGAATATGAAAATGAAGTGTTTCAAATTGTAAATAATCAATTTATACATTATCACTTGACTAACGATGGAAAAGGGAAAAACCTTCTTCCAAGGTTAATTAAGATTTTGCCCACAAAAAGTGAGGAAGAAGTTACTGTTTATCAACATGAGGGAGAAGAATTCGTATATGTTTTAGAAGGTATACTTACCTTATTTATTGATAATCAAAGGTATGAGTTATATCCTGGAGATAGTGCCCACTATGAGTCAACTGTTGTCCACAACTGGGCAAATTATACTAATAAAATGGTTAAGATTCTAACTGTTCATACTCCTAATGTTTTCAAGGATTAG
- a CDS encoding PadR family transcriptional regulator — protein sequence MDNNTPLTEALFYILLAVRTPNHGYGIIQDVSEMTNKRVTLGPGTLYGAINSMLTKEWISLYSEDKESRKKKEYLITNAGKEIFQNEVNRLNELIENAKKMEY from the coding sequence TTGGATAATAATACACCTTTAACTGAAGCTTTATTTTATATCTTATTGGCTGTACGTACACCAAACCATGGATATGGAATTATTCAAGATGTAAGTGAAATGACTAATAAAAGGGTAACCTTAGGACCAGGAACCTTATATGGAGCTATTAATTCAATGCTTACAAAAGAATGGATTAGCTTGTATAGCGAGGATAAAGAATCTAGAAAGAAAAAGGAATACCTCATTACAAATGCAGGTAAAGAGATATTTCAAAATGAAGTAAACAGATTAAATGAGCTCATAGAAAATGCAAAAAAGATGGAATATTAG